A stretch of Spirosoma oryzicola DNA encodes these proteins:
- a CDS encoding DUF3276 family protein yields MDEKEREKIYSKRVRAGKRTYFFDVKSTRANDYYLTITESRRHPQGDGFVYEKHKLFLYKEDFDKFIEALQETVEHVKTDLMPDVDFAQFSQRDEQDDFASELKWD; encoded by the coding sequence GTGGACGAAAAAGAACGGGAAAAGATCTATTCCAAACGGGTTAGGGCGGGTAAACGAACGTATTTTTTTGACGTAAAATCAACCCGCGCCAACGATTATTACCTCACCATTACCGAGAGTCGCCGACACCCGCAGGGAGACGGGTTTGTGTATGAGAAGCACAAACTATTTCTCTACAAAGAAGACTTCGACAAATTTATCGAAGCCCTTCAGGAAACGGTGGAACATGTGAAAACTGATCTTATGCCCGATGTCGATTTTGCCCAATTCTCCCAACGCGACGAACAGGACGACTTTGCCAGTGAACTAAAGTGGGATTAA
- a CDS encoding septal ring lytic transglycosylase RlpA family protein, whose product MSYIMSLMLFFNSIKPAEALPSLIQKGKASFYSKKFNGRKTAYGERVSAEALEGAHRSLPKNTLVEVTNLDNNRSVIVRINDKGPFSKSRVIDLTHAAAQALGMVSKGVANVSLRVVSKGRELAAATPAPLFDTPDAFQPLLEPVL is encoded by the coding sequence ATGAGTTATATCATGTCCCTTATGTTGTTTTTTAACAGCATAAAACCGGCGGAGGCTCTCCCGAGCCTCATACAGAAAGGCAAAGCGTCTTTTTATTCCAAGAAGTTCAATGGTCGGAAGACCGCTTACGGCGAACGCGTCAGCGCGGAAGCCCTCGAAGGTGCCCATCGTTCATTACCAAAGAATACACTGGTTGAAGTAACAAACCTAGACAACAACCGCTCGGTAATTGTACGAATCAATGATAAGGGTCCATTTTCAAAAAGTCGCGTGATCGATCTGACGCACGCGGCTGCTCAGGCACTTGGCATGGTTTCTAAAGGAGTAGCCAATGTGTCTCTTCGGGTTGTTAGCAAAGGCCGTGAACTGGCGGCTGCTACCCCGGCTCCTCTTTTTGATACACCCGATGCTTTTCAGCCGTTGCTGGAGCCGGTGTTATAA
- a CDS encoding DUF58 domain-containing protein, translated as MKQALNLGQVRSFGNVEFLARQLVEGFITGLHKSPFHGFSVEFAEHRLYNTGETTRHIDWKVYGKTEKLFVKRYEEETNLRCHLLIDTSSSMFYPEPDYGKVTFSVMAAACLAYMLQRQKDAVSLTTFADTIDLQTPVKSTPSHVHKLFTQLDQVMQQPKPLRKTSAADVIHQVAEKINKRSLVVIFSDMFENADKSDALFSALQHLRHNLHEVLLFHVTDKKTEEEFAFDERPYEFIDLETGEKVKLQPGQVRETYQQAVKSYFQDLKMRCGQYKIDFIEADIAQGFDQILTSYLVKRTKMK; from the coding sequence ATGAAACAAGCTCTTAACCTGGGCCAAGTGCGCTCGTTCGGCAACGTCGAGTTTCTGGCCCGTCAGTTGGTTGAAGGATTTATAACCGGTCTGCATAAATCACCTTTTCATGGTTTCTCTGTTGAATTTGCCGAGCACCGGCTTTACAATACGGGTGAAACCACGCGTCACATTGACTGGAAGGTGTACGGGAAGACCGAAAAATTGTTTGTCAAACGCTACGAAGAAGAAACGAATCTACGCTGTCATCTGCTGATCGATACGTCGTCGTCGATGTTCTATCCCGAGCCTGACTACGGTAAAGTGACCTTTAGCGTGATGGCAGCTGCGTGCCTGGCGTATATGTTGCAGCGGCAGAAGGATGCCGTCAGCCTGACTACTTTCGCTGATACGATTGACCTGCAAACGCCCGTAAAATCGACGCCTTCGCACGTGCACAAGCTGTTTACGCAGCTCGATCAGGTGATGCAGCAACCGAAGCCCCTGCGCAAAACATCGGCGGCTGACGTGATTCATCAGGTTGCCGAAAAAATTAATAAACGGTCACTAGTGGTTATTTTCAGTGATATGTTTGAAAACGCTGATAAGTCCGACGCGCTGTTTTCGGCCTTGCAGCACCTGCGCCATAATCTCCACGAAGTGCTGTTGTTTCACGTTACGGATAAGAAAACGGAGGAGGAGTTTGCCTTTGACGAACGCCCGTACGAATTCATTGATCTGGAAACGGGCGAGAAAGTCAAACTTCAGCCTGGACAAGTTCGGGAAACGTATCAGCAGGCGGTGAAGTCTTATTTTCAGGATCTGAAAATGCGGTGCGGCCAGTACAAAATTGATTTTATCGAGGCCGACATCGCTCAGGGATTTGATCAGATATTAACGTCGTATCTGGTGAAGCGAACGAAGATGAAATAA
- a CDS encoding thioredoxin-like domain-containing protein, with the protein MKNLLLSTLFGLLLTTCLRAQSTTPRSEGFKITGQIQGVKDTTCVLAHYFGSGQYIPKDTARVDATGNLVFEGKNHLPEGLYLAVTPKNGYIEFLMTADQDFSFKTDTANLIKNMKVSGSKDNELFYTYQQGLGSFYDEAKALEAEKKSHADAASVALVSQKMNALQKKAQVYRDQFFTENKGTFAVKLIKASAEPDVPPAPKLANGRPDSVWVFNYFKGHFWDDYDFADERFVRTPILQRKIDRYLKELTVQTPDSLIKSADYMVGKAQAGKNKEVLSYIVWYTTSQYEQPKVMGTDGLFVHMFEKYYATGIMPVTDSSTIKNIGERVKTLKPLLVGKTLPAPAVSDTLRRPIAFQNIKSDYTVVYFYDPHCGHCRESAPKLKKFVDTYKGKGIEVVAIAIDQTPEEWKKFIREFKLGNAINGYDYASRTDFRRQFDVWTTPTVYVLDKNKKILARKLPVEQIEDFVLFHKRQQASQKPAVAPVNAKASVKK; encoded by the coding sequence ATGAAAAATCTCCTTCTCTCCACCCTCTTCGGCTTGTTGCTGACCACGTGTTTGCGGGCTCAATCGACAACGCCCCGATCCGAGGGCTTTAAAATCACGGGTCAAATTCAGGGTGTCAAAGACACAACCTGCGTATTGGCTCACTACTTCGGCTCGGGTCAGTACATTCCTAAAGATACCGCTCGCGTTGATGCCACCGGCAACCTTGTTTTTGAAGGAAAAAATCACCTTCCGGAAGGCTTGTACCTCGCTGTAACGCCCAAGAACGGCTACATCGAATTTCTGATGACTGCCGATCAGGACTTTTCGTTCAAGACCGATACGGCTAATCTCATCAAAAACATGAAAGTAAGCGGCTCGAAGGATAACGAGCTGTTCTATACGTATCAGCAGGGTTTGGGCAGTTTTTACGATGAAGCAAAAGCGTTGGAAGCCGAGAAAAAAAGCCATGCTGATGCCGCATCGGTAGCGCTTGTGTCCCAGAAGATGAATGCGTTACAAAAAAAGGCGCAGGTCTACCGCGACCAGTTCTTTACCGAAAATAAAGGCACGTTTGCCGTTAAGCTCATCAAAGCGTCGGCGGAACCCGACGTGCCGCCCGCTCCGAAGCTGGCTAACGGTCGGCCTGATTCCGTATGGGTGTTCAATTATTTTAAAGGCCATTTCTGGGACGATTACGATTTTGCCGATGAACGGTTTGTTCGCACGCCGATCTTACAACGGAAGATTGATCGCTACCTGAAAGAACTAACTGTCCAAACACCTGATTCGCTTATCAAATCCGCCGATTACATGGTTGGCAAGGCGCAGGCGGGCAAAAATAAAGAAGTACTGTCGTACATCGTCTGGTACACCACCAGCCAGTACGAACAACCCAAAGTGATGGGAACCGATGGGTTGTTTGTCCACATGTTCGAGAAGTACTACGCCACCGGCATCATGCCCGTTACGGATTCGTCGACAATCAAGAACATTGGCGAGCGGGTCAAGACGCTTAAGCCCTTGTTGGTTGGTAAAACGCTACCGGCTCCGGCTGTCAGCGACACGCTTCGCCGACCGATCGCGTTCCAGAACATCAAGTCGGATTACACCGTCGTTTACTTCTACGATCCTCATTGCGGCCATTGCCGGGAAAGCGCACCGAAGCTCAAAAAATTCGTTGACACCTACAAAGGCAAAGGCATAGAAGTGGTAGCCATCGCCATCGACCAGACGCCGGAAGAGTGGAAGAAATTTATTCGGGAGTTTAAGTTGGGTAACGCGATCAACGGCTACGATTATGCGTCTCGTACTGATTTCCGTCGTCAGTTCGACGTGTGGACAACGCCAACGGTATATGTGCTCGACAAGAACAAGAAAATCTTGGCCCGCAAACTTCCTGTGGAGCAAATCGAAGATTTTGTGCTTTTCCATAAACGGCAGCAAGCATCCCAAAAGCCCGCCGTTGCTCCCGTCAACGCCAAAGCAAGCGTGAAAAAGTAA
- a CDS encoding YdcF family protein has protein sequence MFYFFSKTLYYLLTPAGWLLGALFVALFTRKARLRRRMIIVALVVFYVFGNAFLMNELALWWEYPPTSLAADSTKRVAIVLTGGMINGSKETPDHRFLLNREADRAAQALYLYKTGAVQTILISGGSGDLPFQVKQLSDEGEMTARFLTTAGVRPTDIVLERKSRNTHENALFTAKLLRARFPASQYVLVTSAFHMRRAVACFRKENVSVLPYPAAFRSSRRSFAPTEWLLPNEESFADAYYLVKELVGYTMYSVMGYS, from the coding sequence ATGTTTTATTTCTTTTCTAAGACGCTCTATTATTTGCTGACACCAGCGGGCTGGCTCTTAGGTGCCCTGTTTGTCGCCCTCTTCACCCGAAAGGCCAGGCTACGGCGTCGAATGATAATCGTTGCTCTCGTTGTCTTTTACGTTTTTGGCAACGCGTTCCTGATGAATGAGTTGGCTTTGTGGTGGGAGTATCCACCAACGAGCTTGGCCGCTGATTCAACAAAGCGGGTGGCGATTGTACTGACCGGTGGCATGATCAATGGGAGCAAGGAAACGCCGGATCATCGGTTTCTGCTAAATCGGGAAGCCGACCGGGCTGCGCAGGCACTGTATTTGTACAAGACGGGCGCCGTGCAAACAATCCTGATTAGCGGAGGATCGGGTGATCTGCCTTTTCAGGTAAAACAACTGAGTGACGAAGGCGAAATGACCGCGCGTTTTTTAACGACAGCCGGTGTCAGACCGACGGATATTGTGCTTGAGCGTAAATCACGCAACACCCACGAAAACGCGCTGTTCACGGCTAAACTCCTTCGGGCGCGTTTTCCCGCCAGTCAATACGTGCTCGTAACGTCAGCCTTTCACATGCGCCGGGCAGTGGCTTGTTTTCGAAAAGAAAACGTTTCCGTACTGCCTTATCCGGCTGCTTTCAGAAGTAGTCGTCGATCATTTGCGCCGACCGAATGGCTACTCCCCAACGAAGAATCGTTTGCCGATGCCTATTACCTCGTGAAAGAGTTGGTCGGCTACACGATGTACTCGGTGATGGGCTACAGTTAG
- the pfkA gene encoding 6-phosphofructokinase: protein MKRIAVFTSGGDAPGMNACIRAVVRGAVYHGLEVFGIRRGYSGMINGDIFQMSSHSVSNIVQRGGTVLKSARSKEFMTPEGRAKAYEQLQKFGIEGLVAIGGNGTFTGATIFYDEYGIPTVGAPGTIDNDLYGTDHTIGFDTAVNTALEAIDKIRDTADSHDRIFFIEVMGRDSGYIAIQSGIAGGAELVMVPEVLTPISEVVETLKSGWSRQKSSSIVVIAEGEEEGNATEISEKIRAQVSSDIDMRVTTLGHIQRGGIPTAYDRILASRLGLGALEGLMNGEKNVMAGVVNNELVYTPFRDTIRLPKPISEDLLRMVKILSV, encoded by the coding sequence ATGAAAAGAATTGCTGTTTTTACCTCTGGTGGTGATGCGCCTGGTATGAACGCCTGTATCCGGGCAGTGGTCCGGGGAGCGGTCTATCACGGTCTCGAAGTATTTGGTATCCGCCGGGGGTACAGCGGGATGATAAATGGTGATATTTTTCAGATGTCCTCCCACTCGGTGAGCAATATTGTTCAGCGGGGCGGTACTGTCCTGAAATCGGCCCGTAGTAAAGAATTCATGACGCCCGAAGGTCGGGCAAAAGCGTACGAGCAACTCCAGAAGTTCGGTATTGAAGGTCTGGTTGCTATTGGCGGAAATGGTACCTTCACCGGAGCCACTATTTTCTACGATGAATACGGAATCCCAACCGTAGGCGCGCCCGGAACGATTGACAACGATCTTTACGGAACAGACCACACGATTGGTTTCGATACTGCCGTGAACACGGCTTTGGAAGCCATCGACAAAATTCGTGACACCGCTGATTCGCACGACCGCATTTTCTTTATTGAAGTAATGGGTCGCGACTCGGGCTATATTGCCATTCAGTCGGGTATTGCGGGTGGTGCTGAACTGGTGATGGTTCCCGAAGTACTAACTCCCATATCGGAGGTTGTCGAAACGCTGAAGTCGGGCTGGAGCCGTCAGAAGTCTTCGTCGATTGTTGTTATTGCAGAAGGCGAAGAAGAAGGCAACGCAACCGAAATTTCGGAGAAAATACGCGCTCAGGTGTCATCCGACATCGACATGCGGGTTACCACGCTGGGACACATCCAGCGCGGGGGTATCCCAACCGCTTACGACCGTATCCTGGCCAGCCGACTGGGCCTTGGTGCTCTGGAAGGATTAATGAACGGCGAGAAGAACGTGATGGCGGGCGTTGTTAACAACGAACTGGTTTACACCCCTTTCCGTGATACGATTCGCTTGCCTAAGCCCATCAGCGAAGATCTGCTTCGGATGGTAAAAATCTTGAGCGTTTAA
- a CDS encoding glycosyltransferase family 2 protein, with protein MPSVSIITITYNAERFLERTLDSLVAQQASDYEYLVIDGASTDGTLAIIKQHESHVTRWLSEPDNGLYDAMNKGLHLATGDYVWFMNAGDELYDSQTLPNLLKAIQTSRADVYYSDALFVRDDGSRQSGSAIGLRSEVTPHALPKNLTWQDMKLGMKVCHQAFVVRRSIAPDYLTDNLSADLDWEIKCLKAARKIEFLPFVLCKYLTGGLSVQQHRQSLIDRFRVLRAHFGLLPTLLNHGYIIGRAAVHKAIGSS; from the coding sequence ATGCCTAGCGTTTCCATCATCACCATCACCTACAACGCCGAGCGATTTCTGGAGCGCACGCTGGATAGCCTTGTTGCCCAGCAAGCTTCGGATTACGAATACCTCGTAATCGACGGAGCGTCAACGGACGGAACGCTGGCAATTATTAAACAACATGAAAGCCACGTCACCCGTTGGCTATCGGAACCCGACAACGGGCTGTACGATGCGATGAACAAAGGGCTGCACCTCGCCACGGGTGATTACGTCTGGTTTATGAACGCAGGCGACGAACTGTACGACAGCCAGACGTTGCCCAATCTATTGAAAGCCATTCAGACGAGTCGGGCGGATGTGTACTACAGTGATGCTTTATTTGTACGCGATGATGGAAGTCGGCAGTCTGGCTCGGCCATTGGTTTACGAAGCGAAGTGACACCGCACGCCTTGCCCAAAAACCTAACCTGGCAGGACATGAAACTGGGCATGAAAGTTTGTCATCAGGCTTTTGTCGTCCGCCGTTCGATAGCTCCGGACTATTTAACTGATAACCTGAGCGCGGACCTGGACTGGGAAATTAAGTGTCTGAAAGCCGCCCGAAAAATTGAGTTCCTGCCGTTTGTTTTGTGTAAATACCTCACCGGTGGTTTGTCGGTGCAGCAGCATCGCCAGTCACTGATCGACCGGTTCAGAGTATTACGTGCCCATTTTGGCTTGTTGCCAACCCTGCTGAATCATGGTTACATTATTGGGCGGGCGGCAGTGCATAAAGCGATTGGCTCGTCTTGA
- a CDS encoding glycosyltransferase family 4 protein yields the protein MRVTHLSTYHLFGGAAVAATRLHQALLKVGQYTGAVESTLLVGTSNRQEKHRPAPGVRYLANNFLAEQTAFGRFVAERLYFLPFERDSSVRFQFSPAVVGANVDFHEAIQQADILHLHWINFGFLSIDGLRALFALEKPIVWTLHDQWAFTGGCHYSRGCDHFLTHCRQCPYLKKPGDQDLSYRTFEKKISVFENANIHFTPPSRWLSDEGIRSKLLRSFPFSVIPYAIDQAIFRPIDRTEANTHIGIPDTDSSGATPVRLLFGSANVTDSRKGFRYFAEALTLLHQQQPNLNVEVLVFGKGRSYLFNELPFTVRHLGILTTEEAIVAAYNAADAMVVPSLEDNLPNTVIESLACGTPVVAFRTGGIPEMIDHRQNGYLADVGSTQQLADGLAFILNHAQPQQLRYDARLSAEERFSEEVVAGQYIHLYHQLMSERRSQ from the coding sequence GTGAGAGTTACACACCTGAGCACGTACCACCTGTTTGGCGGAGCGGCTGTAGCGGCTACCCGGCTGCATCAGGCTCTCCTGAAAGTCGGGCAGTACACGGGCGCGGTCGAAAGCACGTTGCTGGTAGGCACCTCAAACCGGCAGGAAAAACACCGTCCCGCTCCGGGTGTGCGGTATTTGGCCAACAATTTTCTGGCGGAGCAAACGGCCTTCGGGCGCTTCGTGGCCGAACGATTGTATTTTTTACCCTTCGAGCGCGATTCTTCCGTTCGGTTTCAGTTTTCACCGGCGGTGGTTGGCGCGAATGTAGATTTCCACGAAGCGATTCAGCAGGCGGATATTCTGCACCTGCACTGGATCAATTTCGGGTTTCTGTCCATCGACGGACTGCGGGCGTTGTTTGCGTTGGAAAAACCAATCGTCTGGACGCTTCACGATCAGTGGGCGTTTACGGGTGGGTGCCACTACTCACGCGGCTGCGACCATTTTTTGACGCATTGCCGGCAGTGTCCGTACCTTAAAAAACCGGGCGATCAGGATTTGTCGTACAGGACTTTCGAAAAGAAGATATCGGTTTTTGAAAACGCCAACATCCATTTTACGCCACCGAGCCGCTGGCTGTCGGACGAAGGAATCCGTTCGAAATTACTTCGTTCTTTTCCGTTTTCAGTGATCCCGTATGCCATCGATCAGGCTATATTTCGGCCAATAGATCGTACAGAGGCCAATACCCACATCGGCATTCCCGATACAGATTCGTCGGGAGCGACCCCGGTTCGGCTGCTGTTTGGTAGCGCCAACGTGACTGACTCGCGCAAAGGATTCCGGTATTTCGCGGAGGCCCTGACGCTTCTCCATCAGCAACAGCCAAACCTGAATGTAGAAGTGCTGGTATTCGGGAAAGGTCGCTCGTATTTGTTTAATGAATTGCCGTTTACGGTTCGGCACCTGGGCATCCTGACAACCGAAGAAGCCATTGTAGCCGCCTACAACGCAGCCGATGCCATGGTTGTCCCTTCGCTGGAAGATAACCTGCCTAATACAGTGATCGAGTCGCTGGCTTGCGGAACACCTGTCGTTGCTTTCCGAACCGGTGGCATTCCCGAAATGATCGACCACAGGCAGAATGGCTATTTAGCAGACGTCGGTTCGACGCAGCAATTAGCCGACGGGCTCGCGTTTATTCTGAATCACGCTCAGCCGCAACAACTCCGGTACGATGCGCGGCTGTCAGCCGAAGAGCGCTTCTCGGAAGAAGTCGTTGCCGGCCAGTATATCCATTTGTACCATCAATTAATGAGCGAACGAAGGAGCCAGTAA
- a CDS encoding FkbM family methyltransferase produces MWLFRYLFTNLYRAIQTANGRRLLWLFFRYAGRPRHQSGIIPFLQYRFQVPDALSFVWQFKEIFADESYRFQADINEPVILDCGANIGSSLAYFRQQYPKARIIAFEADPDIGAILKQNLANNRIDGVDVVNKAVWIDDDGIDFGSGEADSASLFSETNRRHVPSVRLRDYLLRETRVDMLKIDIEGAETDVLIDCRDALRHVRNLFIEYHAYIGHPQTLGTVVQILEESGFRYYIDSNQARVRPLVNHRYRGNDVMDLQLNIFAYRP; encoded by the coding sequence ATGTGGCTGTTTCGCTATCTTTTTACCAATCTGTACCGGGCCATTCAAACCGCTAATGGACGACGACTGCTGTGGTTATTTTTTCGCTATGCCGGGCGCCCACGTCACCAGAGCGGTATCATTCCGTTTTTACAGTATCGCTTTCAGGTGCCAGACGCTCTTTCGTTTGTATGGCAGTTTAAAGAGATTTTTGCAGACGAATCGTACCGGTTCCAGGCCGACATCAACGAACCGGTTATTCTGGACTGCGGGGCCAACATTGGCTCTAGTCTGGCGTATTTCCGGCAGCAGTACCCCAAAGCCCGGATTATTGCCTTTGAAGCTGATCCCGACATTGGCGCTATCCTGAAACAAAACCTGGCCAATAACCGGATTGACGGCGTAGACGTTGTGAACAAAGCCGTTTGGATAGACGACGACGGTATCGATTTTGGCAGTGGCGAAGCCGACTCTGCTTCGTTGTTCTCGGAAACCAACCGTCGGCACGTTCCGTCGGTTCGTCTGCGCGATTATCTGTTGCGGGAAACTCGCGTCGATATGCTGAAGATCGACATCGAAGGAGCCGAAACCGATGTGCTGATCGACTGCCGCGACGCACTGCGACACGTTCGCAATCTATTCATCGAATACCACGCTTACATCGGACACCCGCAAACCCTGGGTACGGTCGTGCAGATTTTGGAAGAAAGTGGGTTTCGGTATTACATCGACAGCAACCAGGCCCGCGTACGCCCACTGGTAAATCACCGCTACCGGGGCAACGATGTGATGGATCTGCAACTTAATATTTTCGCTTACCGCCCGTGA
- a CDS encoding class I SAM-dependent methyltransferase, which translates to MRKLLIQIFGLDTLYKVRKSRAVNFLPRLRQASRSYNHRYGQILRWGVNSREDTNFTYELTEDNLLYLAHTVAVVADVKPEAVLTYIREAQSDETLRQYILEKTKTSSYRRVADLRVEFGRRLGWYALVRLRKPSVVIETGVDKGLGAVLLCSALLRNRAEGKPGRYYGTDIAPKAGYLLDGVYREVGQVLYGDSLTSLKAFSDPIDLFINDSDHSSQYEHDEYRVVLPKLSPTGILLSDNAHETGVLARLSLEVGRKFVYYQEVPKDHWYPGAGIGFSYK; encoded by the coding sequence ATGCGTAAACTGCTCATTCAAATCTTCGGTCTCGATACGCTGTATAAAGTCCGCAAATCGCGCGCCGTCAATTTTTTGCCCCGGCTCCGTCAAGCTAGCCGAAGCTATAACCACCGCTACGGCCAGATTCTGCGCTGGGGAGTCAACTCGCGCGAGGACACCAATTTCACGTACGAGCTAACGGAAGACAACCTGCTGTATCTGGCGCACACGGTAGCCGTAGTAGCCGATGTCAAGCCCGAAGCAGTATTGACTTACATCCGTGAAGCACAGTCCGATGAGACACTTCGGCAGTACATTCTGGAGAAAACCAAAACCTCCTCGTACCGTCGCGTGGCCGATTTGCGGGTTGAATTTGGCCGGCGGCTGGGCTGGTACGCGCTGGTACGACTTCGCAAACCTAGCGTTGTTATCGAGACGGGCGTTGACAAAGGCTTAGGGGCCGTTCTGCTTTGTTCGGCACTCCTGCGCAACCGGGCCGAAGGGAAACCGGGTCGGTACTACGGCACTGACATTGCGCCCAAAGCGGGTTATCTGCTCGACGGGGTTTACCGGGAAGTAGGCCAGGTGCTGTACGGCGACTCGCTGACCAGCCTGAAAGCGTTCAGCGATCCGATTGATCTCTTTATCAACGACAGTGATCACTCGTCACAGTACGAGCATGATGAGTACCGAGTGGTATTGCCCAAGCTAAGTCCAACGGGTATTCTGCTGAGCGACAATGCACACGAAACGGGTGTATTGGCCCGTCTGTCGCTGGAAGTAGGCCGTAAATTTGTGTATTATCAGGAAGTTCCGAAAGATCACTGGTATCCGGGAGCGGGCATCGGTTTTTCGTATAAGTAA
- a CDS encoding lipopolysaccharide biosynthesis protein: MTTLAGSSLSILALWLARPWAVGLYQAQSALFVDYYYVLIPLMVFTVFFAVFDTYARLLYDPVTGTLLQQLVQRILILLTGVVYWLGWVTFPQFVGLWLLAFLLPLVLMVYSVAQDKSLFFNRRFISVSPELRRNIFRYSALTLTTALSTQIIWTIDKAMLSTSKGLDDTGVYSTASYFASVIALPATALYKVSGTLIAESWKANDMNNIMTIYRKSCLNQLIAGCLVFVGVAANLPTVFAILPAGYESGYYVILWLGLSKLIDMATGVNGVILSTSRYYAYDSVFFVLLIFITILANKLLIPLYGMNGAAIGAVLATFLYNFARTVLVGLKFGLQPFTWRNAAVLVLAALIWFVAELVPHHTGSWWILGIDVALRSAAIGGLFLGGIYVFNLSPDATELLNGGWSRIKKILS; encoded by the coding sequence ATGACTACTCTTGCGGGTTCTAGCTTGTCTATCTTGGCTTTATGGCTGGCGCGTCCGTGGGCAGTTGGGCTCTATCAGGCTCAATCGGCTTTATTTGTCGATTATTATTATGTATTGATTCCGCTGATGGTGTTCACGGTCTTTTTTGCCGTCTTTGACACTTACGCCCGACTACTGTATGATCCCGTTACAGGAACGCTGCTTCAACAACTGGTGCAGCGAATATTAATCTTGCTTACAGGCGTTGTGTACTGGCTCGGCTGGGTCACATTTCCGCAATTTGTAGGGCTCTGGCTGCTGGCCTTCCTGCTCCCGTTGGTCCTGATGGTTTACAGCGTAGCGCAGGACAAATCGCTTTTTTTCAACCGACGCTTTATATCCGTCAGTCCCGAATTGCGCCGAAATATTTTCCGTTACTCGGCGCTTACGCTGACTACTGCCCTATCGACGCAGATCATCTGGACCATCGACAAAGCAATGCTCAGCACCAGCAAAGGGCTGGATGATACGGGTGTCTACAGCACGGCTTCTTACTTCGCCAGCGTGATTGCCTTGCCTGCTACGGCACTTTACAAAGTTTCGGGAACGCTCATTGCCGAATCGTGGAAGGCCAACGACATGAATAATATTATGACCATCTACCGCAAAAGCTGCCTCAACCAGTTGATTGCGGGCTGTCTGGTCTTTGTCGGTGTAGCCGCCAACTTACCAACCGTTTTTGCCATTCTTCCGGCTGGGTACGAATCCGGTTATTACGTCATTCTGTGGCTGGGTTTAAGCAAACTAATCGACATGGCAACGGGGGTCAACGGTGTTATTTTGAGCACATCCCGGTATTACGCCTATGATTCCGTCTTTTTCGTGTTGCTCATCTTCATTACCATCCTGGCGAATAAACTGTTGATCCCCTTATATGGCATGAATGGGGCCGCGATCGGTGCGGTGCTGGCGACATTCTTGTATAACTTTGCCCGTACGGTGCTGGTTGGCCTTAAATTTGGCCTTCAACCCTTTACGTGGCGTAACGCAGCCGTTCTTGTGCTGGCTGCCCTGATCTGGTTTGTAGCCGAACTGGTGCCTCACCATACCGGTTCCTGGTGGATTCTTGGCATCGACGTTGCACTCCGATCAGCCGCTATAGGGGGCTTGTTTCTGGGCGGTATTTATGTATTCAATTTATCGCCGGATGCCACTGAATTATTGAACGGAGGCTGGTCTCGTATTAAAAAAATCTTGTCTTAA